A genome region from Sphingobacteriaceae bacterium GW460-11-11-14-LB5 includes the following:
- a CDS encoding Rieske yields MERNEFIKSLGLGVAMVCTGACFSACGKKSDSPEPDKPNGGGVPSGTTASVDLSTQLLTVGASITVNSILFIRTATGNASTSFVATQAVCPHQGGALSFIQASNYIQCGLHSSRYTTSGSILAQPNDGGTTSALKVYPITVSGNTLTATA; encoded by the coding sequence ATGGAACGTAACGAATTTATCAAATCATTGGGACTGGGTGTTGCCATGGTTTGTACCGGAGCTTGCTTTTCGGCTTGCGGTAAAAAAAGTGATTCACCAGAACCAGACAAACCTAATGGCGGGGGTGTTCCTTCAGGTACTACCGCAAGTGTAGATCTGAGTACGCAGTTACTTACTGTTGGCGCATCTATCACTGTAAACAGCATATTGTTTATCCGTACTGCAACAGGAAATGCAAGTACCTCATTTGTGGCTACACAAGCCGTTTGTCCACACCAGGGTGGCGCTTTAAGTTTTATCCAGGCCAGCAATTACATTCAATGTGGCCTGCATAGTTCGAGGTATACCACTTCGGGAAGCATTTTAGCCCAACCGAATGATGGTGGCACCACGAGTGCACTAAAAGTTTATCCGATTACGGTTTCAGGAAATACACTGACTGCCACAGCGTAA
- a CDS encoding peptide transporter, producing MDNSPSKKVWLKFKRNKFAFGGLVFILLLMVMGILGYLIMPDDSPNANVQTLQLNKKKPGSTFTFLIFSRNPKVEKLNFFERMLNGQTPTFKSIPITSYQIKDQAVFVQEYIGDDEKAKETRYELKDLCPSCVLPSKMGTPQALFEKNNIYKQTYILGTDIYGRDLLSRLILGIRVSLSVGLMAVLISLFIGVSLGAIAGYFGGRVDAAISWFMNVVWSLPSLLLVIAISFALGKGFWQIFIAVGLSTWVDVARLVRGQVMALKEVEFVEAARALGFSTSRTIIKHILPNIAGPILVVASSNFASAILLETGLSFLGFGAQPPMPSWGSMIKEHYGYIIMDAAYLAVLPGLAIMFTVYAFNVLAIGLRDAFDVKGQNVTV from the coding sequence ATGGATAATAGCCCATCAAAAAAAGTATGGTTAAAGTTTAAACGGAATAAATTTGCTTTCGGCGGATTGGTTTTTATTTTACTTTTAATGGTGATGGGCATTCTGGGCTACCTCATTATGCCTGATGATTCTCCAAATGCCAATGTTCAGACGCTTCAGTTAAACAAAAAGAAACCCGGCAGTACATTCACTTTTTTAATTTTCAGCAGAAACCCGAAAGTAGAAAAGCTTAACTTTTTCGAAAGAATGTTAAACGGGCAGACACCAACTTTTAAAAGCATCCCGATTACTTCATATCAGATAAAAGATCAAGCCGTTTTTGTACAGGAATATATCGGCGACGATGAAAAAGCCAAAGAAACCAGGTACGAACTCAAGGACTTGTGCCCCTCTTGTGTATTGCCGTCGAAAATGGGTACACCTCAAGCGCTTTTCGAAAAAAATAACATCTACAAACAAACTTATATTTTAGGAACAGATATTTACGGACGTGATTTATTGAGCCGGTTAATTTTAGGTATCCGTGTTTCACTATCGGTGGGTTTAATGGCTGTGCTGATCTCCCTTTTTATTGGCGTGAGTTTAGGTGCTATTGCAGGTTATTTCGGTGGCCGTGTAGATGCTGCGATTAGCTGGTTTATGAATGTTGTTTGGTCGCTGCCATCATTATTGCTGGTTATTGCGATATCATTTGCTTTGGGTAAAGGTTTCTGGCAGATTTTTATTGCGGTGGGCTTATCCACCTGGGTAGATGTAGCCAGATTGGTACGCGGGCAGGTAATGGCATTAAAAGAGGTAGAATTTGTGGAGGCAGCAAGGGCCTTGGGCTTCAGCACGAGCAGAACCATTATCAAACATATCTTACCGAACATTGCAGGCCCGATTTTAGTGGTAGCCTCCTCTAATTTCGCTTCAGCTATATTATTAGAAACCGGCCTGAGCTTTTTAGGTTTTGGTGCCCAGCCACCGATGCCCAGTTGGGGGAGTATGATCAAGGAGCATTATGGTTATATCATTATGGATGCCGCTTACCTGGCTGTTTTGCCCGGTTTAGCCATTATGTTTACGGTTTATGCTTTTAATGTGCTGGCCATAGGCTTACGCGATGCCTTTGATGTAAAAGGACAGAACGTAACCGTTTAA
- a CDS encoding glycosyl transferase encodes MEILNLISLISAALTLIYGFLVFNFIRGWHNLIYFTPQKSDPQTKVSIIVAARDEEANITKTIDDLIAQQYPKVLTEIIIIDDHSTDRTGEIVLSYADRNVKLIRLNEDRALNSYKKKAIQTAVGTCSGDLIITTDADCRMGADWLATIVNLYEQKNYKMISSPVAYFQEKSFFERLQSLEFLYLIGLGASTIGNKEPSTCNGANLAYEKATFYEVGGFQGIDDLASGDDELLLHKIAAKYPDQIGFLKNREAIVYTHAKETLGSFIQQRKRWASKSTRYKNKAIIVLGVLIWIFNLSILANFITGLFVPGFLAITFYQLLVKMVLETLFLWDVTGFAKRRSLLILIPVLNVLHVIYMVYIGIAGNSGKYNWKGRMVR; translated from the coding sequence TTGGAAATCTTAAATCTAATTAGTCTTATATCCGCAGCTTTAACCTTAATTTATGGTTTTCTGGTGTTTAATTTTATTAGAGGATGGCATAACCTGATCTATTTTACGCCTCAAAAATCAGATCCGCAAACTAAAGTTTCTATTATCGTTGCTGCAAGGGATGAGGAAGCGAACATCACCAAAACCATTGATGACCTGATTGCACAGCAATATCCTAAAGTTTTAACAGAGATTATTATTATTGATGATCACTCTACCGATCGTACCGGCGAAATTGTATTGAGTTATGCAGACAGGAATGTGAAACTGATCAGGCTAAATGAAGACAGGGCCTTAAATTCATATAAAAAGAAGGCCATTCAAACTGCAGTAGGTACCTGCTCTGGCGATCTGATTATTACTACAGATGCCGATTGCAGGATGGGAGCCGATTGGCTGGCGACCATTGTAAACCTGTACGAGCAGAAAAATTATAAAATGATTTCTTCTCCTGTAGCTTACTTTCAGGAGAAAAGTTTCTTTGAGCGATTGCAATCTTTAGAATTTCTATATCTGATTGGTTTAGGGGCCTCTACCATTGGCAATAAGGAACCCTCTACCTGTAATGGTGCAAATTTGGCCTACGAAAAAGCAACTTTTTATGAGGTTGGTGGCTTCCAGGGAATAGATGATCTGGCATCGGGCGATGATGAGCTGCTATTGCATAAAATTGCAGCCAAATATCCAGATCAGATCGGTTTCCTCAAAAACAGGGAAGCCATTGTATATACCCATGCCAAAGAAACCTTAGGTTCGTTTATACAGCAGCGCAAGCGGTGGGCCTCGAAAAGCACCCGTTATAAAAACAAAGCCATTATCGTATTGGGCGTACTGATTTGGATTTTTAATCTTTCTATTCTCGCAAATTTTATTACCGGGCTTTTTGTTCCGGGCTTTTTAGCGATCACATTTTATCAATTATTGGTTAAAATGGTTTTAGAAACATTATTTTTATGGGATGTAACCGGCTTTGCAAAAAGACGTAGTTTACTCATTTTAATACCGGTTTTAAATGTGCTGCATGTAATTTATATGGTTTACATCGGCATTGCAGGAAACAGCGGCAAATACAATTGGAAAGGCAGAATGGTTAGATAA
- a CDS encoding crossover junction endodeoxyribonuclease RuvC, protein MLNEKKERVIMGIDPGTAVMGYGVILEKGNKTELISLGVVKMTHLDDPFLKLQRIFEKTVVLIDQYKPDVLAIEAPFYGKNIQVLLKLGRAQGIAIAAALSRNISVTEYSPRKIKQSITGSGNATKEQVAAMLQRLLNFKETPEFLDATDGLAVAVCHSFQKITTGGKSKNYSGWESFVSDNKTKVKGLAVKVKK, encoded by the coding sequence ATGTTGAACGAAAAAAAGGAACGGGTTATTATGGGCATTGATCCAGGCACGGCGGTGATGGGTTATGGCGTAATTTTAGAGAAGGGAAATAAAACAGAACTGATCAGTTTAGGGGTGGTAAAGATGACCCATTTAGATGATCCATTCCTTAAGCTTCAACGGATATTCGAAAAAACAGTGGTTTTAATCGATCAGTATAAGCCTGATGTTCTGGCCATCGAAGCCCCGTTTTACGGTAAAAATATTCAGGTATTATTAAAACTTGGCCGTGCGCAAGGCATTGCTATTGCAGCCGCCCTGTCGAGAAATATCTCAGTTACCGAATATTCACCACGAAAGATCAAACAATCGATTACTGGTAGCGGCAATGCCACGAAAGAGCAGGTGGCGGCCATGTTGCAGCGCTTGTTGAATTTCAAGGAAACACCAGAGTTTTTAGATGCAACCGATGGTTTAGCCGTAGCGGTTTGCCATTCCTTTCAGAAAATTACCACAGGTGGTAAATCTAAAAACTATTCGGGTTGGGAATCCTTTGTAAGCGATAACAAAACCAAGGTTAAAGGTTTAGCGGTTAAGGTGAAGAAATAG
- a CDS encoding 5'-nucleotidase, lipoprotein e(P4) family, producing the protein MRKYILIALLLAPFFVMAQNPARDYTNAVLWQQTSGEYRALCFQAYNFSRLSLKEALWADTSKKPNCVIVDIDETVLDNSAFQGHEIKKGLSYAPEDWTEWTNLAQADTVPGALAFLKFAASKHIETFYVSNRDEKDYNATLKNLQHFGFPYADDAHLIVSKGTSNKEPRRQKIKETHDILLLCGDNLSDFSNIFYRENKNTFAQVNANQNLFGTKYIVLPNPMYGDWEKPLYQGEKLNDQDKAKQRLERLKSY; encoded by the coding sequence ATGAGAAAATATATCCTAATTGCCTTATTGCTTGCCCCATTTTTTGTAATGGCCCAAAACCCTGCCCGCGATTATACCAATGCGGTGCTTTGGCAGCAAACGTCGGGCGAGTATAGGGCGTTATGCTTTCAGGCTTATAACTTTTCCCGTTTATCGCTAAAAGAAGCATTATGGGCCGATACCAGTAAAAAACCAAATTGTGTGATTGTTGATATTGACGAAACCGTTTTGGACAATTCTGCTTTTCAGGGGCATGAAATTAAAAAAGGACTAAGTTATGCACCCGAAGACTGGACCGAATGGACCAATCTGGCGCAGGCCGATACCGTTCCGGGTGCTTTGGCTTTTTTAAAGTTTGCCGCATCAAAGCATATCGAAACTTTTTATGTGAGTAACCGCGATGAAAAGGATTATAATGCAACACTGAAAAACCTACAGCACTTTGGCTTTCCCTATGCAGATGATGCACATTTAATCGTCTCGAAAGGAACTTCAAATAAAGAACCACGCCGTCAGAAAATTAAAGAAACACATGATATTCTCCTGTTATGTGGCGATAATTTAAGCGATTTCAGCAATATTTTTTATCGCGAAAATAAAAATACCTTTGCCCAGGTAAACGCAAATCAGAACCTGTTTGGAACAAAGTATATCGTATTACCAAACCCAATGTACGGCGATTGGGAAAAGCCTTTGTATCAGGGAGAAAAACTGAATGATCAGGATAAAGCGAAACAAAGATTAGAACGATTAAAAAGTTACTAA
- a CDS encoding ATPase, producing the protein MIIRKQLDYASARLFKGKAFIIFGPRQTGKTTFVEQLLAKVDKRTLYLNGDDADVREALARPNATQIAQLLGNYEMLFIDEAQRINDVGLLIKIIVDRFKNVQVIATGSSAFELSGKINEPLTGRKYEMMLLPFSYAELINNTDFLTEERSLEQRLIYGSYPEIINDPQNAEEHLKLLADSYLYKDLFALEEVKKPLLFEKIVKALALQIGSEVNFSELAQLVKADQKTVDKYINLLEKSFVIFTLPAFAGNVRNEIKKNKKIYFYDTGIVNAITRNFNSIANRNDVGALFENYMIAERMKFLHQHQMEADCFFWRTTQQQEIDYIEKTKDKLLAVEFKWNERGKNKIPTTFTQAYPEAETLILSKTDRGSFLNG; encoded by the coding sequence ATGATCATTAGGAAACAATTGGATTATGCCTCTGCAAGGCTCTTTAAGGGCAAGGCGTTTATTATATTTGGCCCAAGGCAAACCGGTAAAACTACTTTCGTAGAGCAGTTGTTAGCCAAAGTAGATAAAAGGACATTGTACCTGAACGGAGATGATGCAGATGTGAGGGAAGCTTTAGCCAGGCCCAATGCCACACAAATTGCGCAGCTGCTTGGTAATTATGAAATGCTTTTTATAGATGAAGCCCAACGCATAAATGATGTTGGCTTATTAATTAAAATTATTGTAGATCGTTTCAAAAACGTTCAGGTAATTGCTACAGGCTCGTCGGCTTTTGAGTTGTCAGGAAAGATTAACGAGCCTTTAACGGGCAGAAAATACGAAATGATGTTATTGCCTTTTTCGTATGCGGAATTGATAAACAATACCGATTTTCTTACGGAAGAAAGATCCCTAGAACAACGTTTAATTTACGGTTCTTATCCCGAAATCATTAATGATCCTCAAAATGCTGAAGAACATTTAAAGTTGCTTGCCGACAGTTATTTATATAAAGACTTATTTGCCCTGGAAGAAGTGAAAAAGCCTTTACTGTTCGAGAAAATAGTAAAAGCTTTGGCTTTGCAGATCGGGAGCGAAGTAAATTTTTCCGAGTTGGCTCAATTGGTAAAAGCTGATCAGAAAACGGTAGACAAATACATCAATTTACTTGAAAAATCTTTTGTGATTTTTACTTTACCAGCCTTTGCAGGCAATGTGCGTAATGAAATCAAAAAGAATAAGAAAATCTATTTTTATGATACCGGCATTGTGAATGCCATTACGCGTAATTTTAATTCAATCGCAAACAGAAATGATGTAGGTGCATTGTTTGAGAATTATATGATTGCAGAGCGGATGAAGTTTTTACATCAGCATCAAATGGAAGCAGATTGCTTTTTTTGGCGCACTACACAGCAGCAGGAAATCGATTATATTGAAAAAACGAAAGATAAATTATTAGCTGTTGAGTTTAAATGGAACGAAAGAGGTAAAAATAAAATTCCTACAACTTTTACACAAGCTTATCCGGAAGCAGAAACGCTAATCTTATCAAAAACCGATCGGGGAAGCTTTTTGAATGGTTAA
- a CDS encoding ATP synthase F1 subunit gamma, producing the protein MANLKEVRNRIASVQSTQQITKAMKMVSAAKLKRATNAIIALRPYATKLKEILGNLSASLEGSSSPFIQEREPNKVLIVTVSSNRGLAGAFNMNVIKAANNLIAEKYSEQLKNGNVSIISIGKKTQDFYEKRKYNVIGNNNEVYSALTFENVTKISDAIMAGFIKGEFDKVEVVYNRFRNAAVQFITTEQLLPLPKAEEAPADLKTDKKTTNVDYILEPSQEEIVEQLIPKSIKIQLYKAVLDSHASEHGARMTSMDKATENAGELLKALKLSYNQARQAAITTELTEIVSGAAALNG; encoded by the coding sequence ATGGCTAATTTAAAAGAAGTAAGAAACCGGATTGCATCGGTACAATCAACACAGCAGATTACCAAGGCTATGAAAATGGTTTCGGCAGCAAAGTTGAAACGTGCTACTAATGCAATTATCGCTTTACGTCCTTATGCAACTAAACTGAAAGAGATTTTAGGTAATCTATCTGCAAGTTTAGAAGGGTCTTCATCACCTTTTATCCAAGAGCGTGAGCCCAATAAGGTTTTAATTGTTACGGTATCATCAAACCGTGGTTTGGCTGGTGCTTTTAACATGAACGTAATTAAAGCGGCCAACAATTTAATTGCTGAAAAATATAGCGAACAGTTGAAAAACGGTAATGTGAGCATTATTTCTATCGGTAAGAAAACTCAAGACTTTTACGAAAAACGTAAATACAATGTTATTGGCAATAATAACGAGGTATACTCGGCGTTAACTTTCGAAAACGTAACTAAAATTTCGGATGCGATTATGGCTGGTTTTATTAAAGGTGAGTTTGATAAAGTAGAAGTAGTTTATAACCGTTTTAGAAACGCAGCAGTACAATTTATTACTACGGAGCAGTTGTTGCCTTTACCTAAAGCAGAAGAAGCCCCAGCTGATCTAAAAACAGATAAGAAAACAACAAATGTTGACTATATCTTAGAGCCTTCTCAAGAAGAAATTGTAGAGCAGTTAATTCCTAAATCAATTAAAATTCAGTTATACAAAGCCGTATTAGATTCTCATGCTTCTGAGCACGGTGCCCGTATGACATCAATGGATAAAGCAACTGAAAATGCCGGAGAATTATTGAAAGCTTTAAAACTTTCATACAACCAGGCACGTCAGGCAGCAATTACAACTGAGTTAACTGAGATTGTAAGTGGTGCAGCAGCATTAAACGGATAA
- a CDS encoding F0F1 ATP synthase subunit alpha — MVEVRPDEVSAIIRQQLAGFKSETELEEVGTVLQVGDGIARVYGLTKVQSGELVEFANGLQGIVLNLEEDNVGVVLLGASDEIKEGDTIKRTKKIASIKVGEGMLGRVVNTLGEPLDGKGPILGETYEMPLERKAPGVIYRQPVNEPLQTGIKAIDAMIPIGRGQRELVIGDRQIGKTAVCIDTIINQKEFYEAGQPVFCIYVAIGQKNSTVANIVRTLEENGALPYTVVVAASAADPAPMQFYAPFAGAAIGEFFRDTGRPALIVYDDLSKQAVAYREVSLLLRRPPGREAYPGDVFYLHSRLLERAAKINANDDIAKAMNDLPESIKHIVKGGGSLTALPIIETQAGDVSAYIPTNVISITDGQIFLESNLFNSGIRPAINVGISVSRVGGNAQIKSMKKVAGTLKLDQAQYRELEAFSKFGSDLDAATKSVLDKGARNVEMLKQAQFSPFTVEKQVAIVYAGTKNLMRSVPVNKVKEFETEFLTQLELRHPETLAALKAGKFDDSITGVLDTVAKEISSKY; from the coding sequence ATGGTAGAGGTAAGACCAGACGAAGTATCGGCAATTATCAGACAGCAATTGGCGGGCTTCAAATCAGAAACCGAACTGGAAGAAGTTGGTACCGTGTTGCAAGTGGGCGACGGTATTGCCCGTGTTTACGGTTTAACTAAAGTTCAATCGGGAGAATTAGTTGAATTTGCAAACGGCCTACAAGGTATTGTATTAAACCTTGAAGAAGATAACGTTGGTGTGGTACTTTTGGGTGCTTCAGACGAGATCAAAGAAGGTGATACGATTAAACGTACCAAAAAAATTGCCTCTATTAAAGTTGGTGAAGGTATGCTTGGCCGCGTAGTGAACACTTTAGGTGAGCCTTTAGATGGTAAAGGTCCAATCTTAGGTGAAACTTACGAAATGCCTTTAGAGCGTAAAGCACCAGGTGTAATTTATCGTCAGCCGGTAAATGAGCCTTTACAAACTGGTATTAAAGCAATCGATGCCATGATTCCAATCGGTCGTGGTCAGCGTGAGTTGGTTATTGGCGATCGTCAGATTGGTAAAACTGCCGTTTGTATCGATACCATTATCAACCAAAAAGAATTTTATGAAGCAGGCCAGCCTGTGTTCTGTATTTATGTTGCTATCGGTCAGAAAAACTCTACTGTAGCTAATATTGTACGTACATTAGAAGAAAACGGCGCTTTACCATATACAGTTGTTGTTGCTGCTTCGGCTGCAGATCCTGCGCCTATGCAGTTTTATGCTCCGTTTGCAGGTGCTGCAATTGGTGAGTTTTTCCGTGATACAGGTAGACCAGCTTTAATTGTTTATGATGATTTATCTAAACAAGCTGTAGCTTACCGTGAGGTATCTTTATTACTTCGTCGTCCACCGGGCCGTGAAGCTTATCCAGGTGACGTTTTCTACTTACACAGTCGTTTGTTAGAAAGAGCTGCAAAAATCAATGCTAACGATGATATCGCAAAAGCAATGAACGATTTACCAGAATCGATTAAGCATATCGTTAAAGGTGGTGGTTCATTAACAGCTTTACCAATTATCGAAACTCAGGCAGGTGACGTATCAGCTTATATCCCAACCAACGTAATTTCGATTACTGATGGCCAGATCTTCTTAGAGTCGAACTTATTCAACTCAGGTATCCGTCCGGCAATTAACGTAGGTATCTCGGTATCACGTGTAGGTGGTAATGCGCAGATCAAATCGATGAAAAAAGTAGCAGGTACTTTAAAGTTAGATCAGGCTCAATACCGCGAGTTAGAGGCTTTCTCTAAATTCGGTTCTGATTTAGATGCGGCAACAAAATCGGTATTAGATAAAGGTGCACGTAACGTAGAAATGTTGAAACAAGCACAGTTCTCTCCATTTACAGTAGAGAAACAAGTTGCAATTGTTTACGCAGGTACTAAAAACTTAATGCGTAGTGTTCCGGTTAACAAGGTTAAAGAATTTGAAACTGAATTCTTAACTCAATTGGAATTACGTCATCCAGAAACTTTAGCTGCATTAAAAGCTGGTAAATTTGATGATAGCATTACTGGTGTTCTAGATACAGTAGCAAAAGAGATTTCAAGTAAATATTAA
- a CDS encoding ATP synthase F1 subunit delta — protein MSEIKVASRYAKSLIDLAVENNALEASYNDMVLFEKVVDETPELEAILKNPIVPLDKKTGILNGIFADKVSKLTISFFKIVVNKGRSAILFATAKQFVQQYNLIKGIVTADVTTASALSPAAKEQIVAIVKRELNANQVIVNEKINEKLIGGFILKVGDKQFDASIASGLSKLKKEFAQ, from the coding sequence ATGTCAGAAATTAAAGTTGCAAGCAGATACGCCAAATCATTAATAGACCTAGCCGTTGAAAACAATGCGCTGGAAGCATCTTATAATGATATGGTTTTGTTTGAAAAAGTGGTTGATGAAACTCCTGAACTAGAAGCAATATTAAAAAACCCGATTGTACCTTTAGATAAAAAAACAGGTATTTTGAATGGTATTTTTGCTGATAAAGTAAGTAAACTAACCATCTCATTTTTCAAGATCGTAGTTAATAAAGGCCGTTCGGCAATTTTATTTGCCACTGCAAAACAGTTCGTTCAACAATATAACTTAATTAAAGGTATTGTTACTGCTGATGTAACTACTGCAAGTGCATTAAGCCCTGCAGCTAAAGAGCAGATTGTTGCGATTGTAAAAAGAGAATTAAACGCCAACCAGGTTATTGTTAACGAAAAAATTAACGAAAAATTAATTGGTGGTTTTATATTGAAAGTTGGTGATAAGCAATTTGATGCAAGTATTGCCAGCGGTTTAAGTAAACTAAAAAAAGAATTTGCGCAGTAA
- a CDS encoding ATP synthase F0 subunit B, giving the protein MELVTPSIGLVFWTSLAFICLLILLRKFAWKPILGAIHEREQSIDEALNKAELAKQEMARLTSQNQDLMQQARAERDEILKEAKTLKDGILNEAKKQAQVEGAKLIEKAKIEIENQKKAALAEVKDQVSSLSLEIAERVLRTQLDDKAKQETLVANLLKDVELN; this is encoded by the coding sequence ATGGAATTAGTAACCCCAAGCATAGGATTGGTTTTTTGGACGTCGTTAGCATTCATTTGCTTATTGATCTTACTTAGAAAATTTGCATGGAAACCTATTTTAGGTGCAATTCACGAACGTGAGCAAAGCATTGATGAGGCACTTAACAAAGCTGAATTGGCCAAACAAGAAATGGCTCGTTTAACCAGTCAGAATCAAGATTTGATGCAACAAGCTCGTGCAGAACGTGACGAAATTTTGAAGGAAGCTAAAACCTTAAAAGATGGTATCTTAAACGAAGCTAAAAAACAAGCTCAGGTTGAAGGTGCTAAATTGATCGAGAAAGCTAAAATCGAAATCGAGAACCAAAAGAAAGCAGCTTTAGCTGAAGTTAAAGACCAGGTTTCTTCATTATCATTAGAAATTGCAGAACGTGTTTTACGTACGCAGTTAGATGATAAAGCTAAACAAGAAACTTTAGTAGCTAACTTGTTAAAAGACGTTGAATTAAACTAG
- a CDS encoding ATP synthase F0 subunit C, whose translation MVGSIAAIGAGLAVIGAGIGIGQVGGKAMEGIARQPEAASKIQTAMIIAAALIEGAALFGVVVALLGLNG comes from the coding sequence ATGGTAGGTTCAATCGCGGCAATTGGTGCCGGTTTAGCAGTAATCGGTGCAGGTATCGGTATCGGTCAAGTAGGTGGTAAAGCAATGGAAGGTATTGCTCGTCAACCAGAAGCTGCATCAAAAATTCAGACTGCAATGATTATCGCTGCTGCCCTTATTGAGGGTGCTGCTTTATTCGGTGTGGTAGTTGCATTATTAGGCTTAAACGGTTAA